The genomic window ATTTCATTTTCTACACATTTGCAGCATCTCCCAGGGGTGAGCGGAACAGAaatgtcagtttcattttttccatttctacCTAGCTAGGGATTGCATTTCACAAATAATAGGCATCATGCATCTGATTTGGAAGGAGATATCTGCAGGAGTGACCTCCTGCAGGGCCTGGGTCACAACTGCTTTGGGAGCCAAATGCATGGGTATTTTGCTGAGTTACAAGTCATTTATTAGGGAATCCTCTTCCCAGCCCTTTAGAAAAAATATTGACCTAACCAATTGAAGAACATGGGGGTTGGGATAGTGATGGGGAATAAGGGAATCCCTCTGACTTACCCTATCttcttctgttgttacagagggtGAAATGACCTTTTCCCCTATCCCTGCCCTGTTCCTGCTCTTTGGTATAgttcaatatattttaagtgaggAAAATGGTAGTAAAAAATATCTGCTCTCCAGCACAACCTGCAGCAACACTAGAGCAACTAGGAATGAAACAATTTCTTCCTGAAGTGGAAACTTGATGACTAACAATTGCTTTGAAATGGGGGAACAGTGTAACCGGGATGCTCAGGGTTTGTTTAGACTAGGAGAAGTGATGGAGTTTAGGTCAGGTCAAGAGGAAAGCTAATGCCAACCACTGCACCTGGGCTGCATCGGCTCTACAACTGTAACTGTCTTTTTACGCCAAGATCACTAACAGGAGCCAACACCATGTACAATCCTAGTGGATGTAAGGCACAGGTAGGTTTTGCCTCAGTGAAGCTTGTTGGGATCAAACCATCTCTCTGGATCTGATGAAAATTGCTGGCTGGAGGAGGACACACTCCTACAACTCAAAACGAAAGGAGTTGATAGAAAAGATTCCAGGACTGACCCAAAGAAGGGTGAGCAGCAAAAGGCAGAAGCAGGCAACTCATCTGGGGGAGCTGAGAGACCACGGTGAAGATAGTGCAAAGATCACTATGTGGGAATTagcaaatgtgattttaaaaaaaaaatctttggccaGCCCTAGTCAAGGCATTTATTACAGTTCTCTCTCATGTGGATTCTATTATGTCTAATAAGGcttgagctctgattgaagcttttcccacacgcagagcatgtgtagggtctctctccactgtgtattCTACGATGTGTGATAAGGTTTGAGTGCCaactaaagcttttcccacactcagaacaTGTGTAGGGCATCTCTCctctgtggattctctgatgtgtgatcaGGGCAGAGCTccgactgaagcttttcctgCACTCAGAGCATgagtagggtctctctcctgtgtggattctctgatgtgtgatcagggcagagctctgattgaagcttttcctgcACTCAGAGCAGGTGTAgcgtctctctcctgtgtggattctctgatgtgaaaTGAGGGCTGAACTatgaatgaagcttttcccacacccAGAGCATATGTAGGGCATCTCTCCgctgtggattcgctgatgtgagaTGAGGGCTGAACTATCAATGAAGTGCTTCCCACATTCggagcatccataaggtttctcacccgtgtggattctctgatgtgtgataaggtgtgagctctgattgaagcttttcccacactcagagcaggCGTAGGGCATCTCTCCgctgtggattcgctgatgtgagaTGAGGGCTGAACCATCAatgaagcgtttcccacactcagagcatctataaggtttctcacccgtgtggattctctgatgtgtgataaggTTTGAGTgccgactgaagcttttcccgcactcagagcacatgtagggtttctcccctgtgtgcaTTCTGCGATGTCTGATAAGGTTTGAGCTCTgactaaagcttttcccacactcagagcatgtgtaaggcgtctctcctgtgtggattctcctatgTCTGATATGTTCTGAGCTCCGATTAAAAtttttcccacactcatggcATGTGTAGCGTGTCTTTTTCATGTTGATTCTCTCGTGTATAATAAGGTCTGAGTGGCTACTGAGGTTTtcctctggcctgtgctgactCTCACAAGTTTCTTCTTTTTCTGGGAGTGCACAACTCCCGGAATCATTTCCTTTGGATCTTCCTGATAACATTTCATGGGATTCTacttgctcagcatcttcctgctggggTTTCTCCTCATTCTCACTCACCATCCCAACACCtaatgggagacagagagaatccagacatAGGTCACTCCCTGCaccagagagaaaggaaatctTAGAGACAGGAATGGAAAAAGGAATTAACAAACCAAAATATGTGTGGGAGAGATCAAACCTATCAGGAGCTGATTATCCCCAAACCtttccccagaggagagaggaagggattaGTTCTGGGTCTGCATCTCAACATAAATCTCAGGGAAAGCAAGACTGGGGAGGGACCTGCTGCCAGTTGTCAGTCAGGATAGGTGGGAAGTCATGAGTTACATCTGCCTAATGATTCCAcatctgcagggaacaatccttaACTTGGAGAGCTCACAAGGTCTTTGTAGGGCATCCTAAATGTTTCCTGTATTCACAGACAGTTTTTGAGTTGGTTTCACCAATTCCTCACCTTTGCATGCAGCTCTCAGGATCACTTTTTTCTCATTGCCATGGAGATCTGGGACCCACGGGTTTTCCCCTTGTTCCAGCCATGAAatcacatcaggtttggaaattggaaaccctgctcaaagcaaagaaaataagGAAGGTCCGTGGAATTTGTGGGATACCTGTCACAAAGAATATTCCATGGCTTTAACCCCAGCTCATTTTTAAGTAGTAACATCCCAAGGCCAGCTTCTTTGGCTCAAAGTGGCAGgagaattattattataaatcatattcattatcttagtgcctaagggccaatTAACAGTGGGTccctgtacaaacccagaatagTAGATGGCCCATGCcatgaagaatttacaatctaaatagacaaggcagacacagaatgggggaaggggtagaacccaCCAGCCGAGTGAACTATGTGAAGGCAGAGTGACAGATCTGATGAACACAGGCATCCATCTTGAGACTACCGTATTTAATGTTACGACTAGGGCCAAAGTTTTCTGGAAATTGCCGCTATGACTGCATTTTTTCCCGAAGTTACTCTTCA from Natator depressus isolate rNatDep1 chromosome 28, rNatDep2.hap1, whole genome shotgun sequence includes these protein-coding regions:
- the LOC141978985 gene encoding uncharacterized protein LOC141978985, whose product is MVSENEEKPQQEDAEQVESHEMLSGRSKGNDSGSCALPEKEETCESQHRPEENLSSHSDLIIHERINMKKTRYTCHECGKNFNRSSEHIRHRRIHTGETPYTCSECGKSFSQSSNLIRHRRMHTGEKPYMCSECGKSFSRHSNLITHQRIHTGEKPYRCSECGKRFIDGSALISHQRIHSGEMPYACSECGKSFNQSSHLITHQRIHTGEKPYGCSECGKHFIDSSALISHQRIHSGEMPYICSGCGKSFIHSSALISHQRIHTGERRYTCSECRKSFNQSSALITHQRIHTGERPYSCSECRKSFSRSSALITHQRIHRGEMPYTCSECGKSFSWHSNLITHRRIHSGERPYTCSACGKSFNQSSSLIRHNRIHMRENCNKCLD